The Xyrauchen texanus isolate HMW12.3.18 chromosome 28, RBS_HiC_50CHRs, whole genome shotgun sequence genome has a segment encoding these proteins:
- the zgc:153157 gene encoding uncharacterized protein zgc:153157, whose protein sequence is MERGKPATYTGDKKAKMAAKTNKKWVRLATVFAYVLSVSLAAIILAIYYSLIWKPTSASSTGRSDILVTATTIPINPNNITSSDVSIMSKANNASEVNLRSTQTPNSRGNVGFSNTLTTKAKNTAHTGPFESAQRHIHEQTGHLSTAKVSHTSILVAGASSEPSISRGVTEGTEDMHVSLVDIGTISTSSAKQDMHDNSGTGAAENQPLEFIRTQESYLWDSASPNFNLFQQPTTDQTSWKSYSAGPDISSLTEYELELMEGSSLLQEEMVTKDTENAAIGV, encoded by the coding sequence ATGGAACGGGGCAAACCTGCCACATACACGGgagacaaaaaagcaaaaatggctgCTAAAACCAATAAAAAGTGGGTGAGACTGGCTACTGTCTTTGCATATGTCTTGTCCGTGTCTTTGGCTGCTATAATACTGGCCATTTATTACAGTTTGATATGGAAGCCGACATCTGCTTCTTCAACTGGACGCTCAGATATTTTGGTGACGGCCACAACTATCCCCATAAACCCAAATAATATCACTTCGAGTGATGTCTCAATCATGAGCAAGGCAAACAATGCATCAGAGGTCAACCTGAGATCAACACAAACTCCCAATAGCAGAGGTAATGTGGGCTTTTCCAATACCCTTACAACCAAAGCAAAGAATACTGCTCACACTGGACCTTTTGAATCAGCGCAAAGACACATTCACGAACAAACCGGACATTTAAGTACAGCAAAAGTAAGCCATACTAGTATTCTCGTAGCAGGTGCATCAAGTGAGCCTTCTATATCACGAGGAGTCACAGAGGGCACAGAAGACATGCATGTTTCACTTGTGGATATTGGAACCATTTCCACATCTTCAGCCAAACAAGACATGCATGACAATTCAGGGACTGGTGCCGCAGAGAATCAGCCATTGGAGTTCATTCGTACCCAAGAGTCATACTTGTGGGATTCAGCATCTCCAAATTTCAATCTATTTCAACAGCCCACAACTGACCAGACTTCTTGGAAAAGCTACAGTGCAGGACCTGATATCTCCTCTTTGACAGAATATGAACTGGAATTAATGGAGGGCTCCTCTCTGTTGCAAGAGGAGATGGTTACCAAGGACACAGAGAATGCAGCAATTGGTGTGTGA
- the LOC127622196 gene encoding zinc finger and BTB domain-containing protein 1-like, with protein sequence MARPSHSEHVLQQLNNQREWGFLCDCCIAIGDIYFRAHKAVLAACSSYFRMMFIRDQQATARFDLSNMQISAECFDLILQLMYLGRIAVDHYEFEELKSSMAYLQMYYIPDSLEDLRDIRTSNLTPSSSASSSSSSSSSSSSSVVGGKMMFGVRMFEQPRPSPVETEHAPTASTTTTRQNINISTVRPAEDVVIPHPPPHSETVVDQPCDLRKRTPVRSSAMKERPRFGRTYTCDDCGFVFSCEKLLIEHILTCTNRKAFQAPKVSKEVYCDTGKAESSTSEGTDEHRTVCKREDDWPDYKPDTETVIRSVSTGVDNEATFSRNITIKVERDDDSETGLETIKVVKVGNHNVGSCKVRSRAYRDSVADQIKFDSEEEAGGSAMDGTTHALDGKRRGLDTDAKVHRIKEEKKDGICIPCELCGVLLTEEDQSAHYISSHMGHICACGRCGQVLIKGRQLQEHAERCGEPQGLENDSPGEDSPLLEDGEAMEEGLLEGTGMSFRCPLCGLIFESESLAVEHTLACPEQEPFRPVLLDDGGEPDHRRKHFCAICGKGFYQRCHLREHYTVHTKEKQFTCQTCGKQFLRERQLRLHTDMHKGMARYVCPVCDQGTFLKHDHVRHMISHLSAGETICQVCFMIFPSGELLEKHMDVHLYICGVCGEKFRLRKDMRSHYNSKHTKRQ encoded by the coding sequence ATGGCACGGCCAAGCCACAGCGAGCATGTCCTGCAGCAGCTCAACAACCAAAGGGAGTGGGGTTTCCTCTGTGACTGCTGTATTGCCATAGGGGACATTTACTTCAGGGCTCATAAGGCTGTGCTGGCAGCCTGCAGCTCGTACTTTAGAATGATGTTCATCAGGGACCAGCAGGCAACAGCACGGTTTGATCTCAGCAACATGCAAATCAGCGCAGAGTGCTTTGATCTCATCCTGCAACTTATGTACCTTGGTCGCATTGCTGTGGATCACTATGAGTTTGAGGAGCTGAAATCATCCATGGCCTACCTACAAATGTACTACATCCCTGACTCACTTGAGGACCTCAGAGACATCCGGACATCCAATCTGACTCCTTCGTCCTCTGCGTCATCCTCTTCATCATCTAGCTCCTCATCCTCATCCAGTGTAGTGGGAGGTAAGATGATGTTTGGTGTTCGAATGTTTGAGCAGCCAAGGCCTAGCCCTGTTGAGACTGAGCATGCTCCCACGGCTTCAACCACAACTACTCGTCAGAACATTAACATCTCAACTGTCAGGCCTGCTGAAGATGTGGTCATACCACACCCTCCACCACACTCGGAGACCGTTGTAGACCAGCCATGTGACTTGAGGAAGAGGACTCCGGTCCGAAGCTCTGCTATGAAAGAACGTCCTCGGTTTGGTCGCACTTACACATGTGATGATTGCGGCTTTGTCTTCAGCTGTGAAAAGCTGCTCATTGAACATATCCTCACATGCACCAATCGCAAAGCTTTCCAGGCACCCAAAGTCAGTAAAGAGGTTTATTGTGACACTGGCAAAGCAGAGAGTTCAACCTCAGAGGGGACAGATGAACACAGAACAGTTTGCAAACGGGAAGATGACTGGCCAGACTACAAGCCTGACACAGAGACTGTGATCAGGTCTGTCTCCACTGGCGTGGACAATGAAGCTACTTTCTCCAGGAATATAACCATTAAAGTGGAACGAGATGATGATTCCGAGACAGGCTTAGAAACAATAAAAGTAGTAAAGGTAGGAAATCATAATGTAGGGAGCTGCAAAGTTCGTAGCAGGGCATACAGAGATAGTGTTGCAGATCAGATTAAATTTGATAGCGAGGAAGAGGCTGGTGGATCTGCCATGGATGGTACCACCCATGCTTTGGATGGTAAAAGGAGAGGGTTAGACACAGACGCAAAAGTGCACAGGATCAAGGAAGAAAAGAAAGATGGCATTTGTATTCCGTGTGAATTGTGTGGAGTCCTGCTGACAGAGGAGGATCAGTCTGCTCATTACATCTCCAGCCACATGGGACATATCTGCGCCTGTGGAAGGTGCGGCCAAGTGCTCATTAAAGGCAGGCAGCTGCAGGAGCATGCCGAGCGCTGTGGTGAGCCCCAGGGACTTGAGAATGACTCCCCAGGTGAGGATTCACCTCTGCTTGAAGATGGCGAGGCTATGGAAGAGGGCTTACTGGAAGGGACTGGCATGAGCTTTCGCTGTCCTCTCTGTGGTTTGATATTTGAAAGTGAGAGTCTTGCTGTTGAGCACACATTGGCTTGTCCTGAACAGGAACCTTTCCGGCCTGTCCTGTTAGACGACGGTGGTGAGCCCGACCATCGGCGCAAGCATTTCTGTGCCATTTGCGGTAAAGGTTTTTACCAGAGGTGTCACCTACGGGAGCACTACACCGTGCACACCAAGGAGAAGCAGTTTACCTGTCAAACCTGCGGTAAGCAGTTTCTGCGTGAGCGACAGCTTCGGCTGCATACTGACATGCACAAAGGAATGGCACGATATGTCTGCCCTGTGTGTGACCAGGGTACCTTCCTCAAACATGATCATGTGCGACACATGATCTCTCACCTGTCAGCCGGAGAGACTATCTGCCAGGTCTGTTTCATGATTTTCCCCAGCGGTGAGCTCCTGGAGAAACACATGGATGTACATCTGTATATCTGTGGTGTGTGTGGAGAGAAATTCCGCCTCCGCAAAGACATGCGGAGCCACTACAACTCCAAACACACCAAGAGACAATGA
- the LOC127622199 gene encoding zinc finger and BTB domain-containing protein 25-like: protein MDVSAHSLFLLQQLNVQREFGFLCDCTVAIGNVYFKAHRAVLAAFSNYFKMIFIHQSSECIKIQPTDIQPDVFSYLLHIMYTGMGPKQPVDQSRLQEGIKFLHAYQLCRKIGEGGLDASSDPNRMSNLYGIQISSQLANKENSGLKAGGSRDPDDGRSSTKADRTHGRLTLAVGLEGASERQPQSFCAVSSVASWDDTDISAQIKQERIEEEEHQQEGEKEPCSLSPTQVSPCQAVLFKNDTLALLCPRCGERCLSPEGLQEHLFTHAACAIEPSSLMEGSSEDKTGEHKEHVNTGSLEEALRHSQALAEELAVELRRGDGTGRSASPLAALKRKRKMACAVCNLGFSQKSQLQEHMFAHVGKPLRYHRYSRFCGQLLHGYEVQPEITAATGEEVGKDTQDNGSSCYSLDSEVSQESVDAVTVE from the exons ATGGATGTGTCTGCCCATAGTCTATTCCTCCTGCAGCAGCTGAACGTCCAAAGGGAGTTTGGCTTTCTGTGTGACTGCACTGTTGCCATTGGCAACGTATACTTCAAGGCTCATCGTGCAGTCCTCGCTGCGTTCTCAAACTACTTCAAAATGATCTTTATCCATCAGTCCAG TGAGTGTATCAAGATCCAGCCCACAGATATTCAACCAGATGTCTTCAGCTACCTGTTACACATAATGTATACTGGCATGGGTCCCAAACAACCTGTAGACCAGAGCAGACTTCAGGAGGGCATCAAGTTCCTTCATGCATACCAGCTCTGCCGTAAAATAGGTGAGGGTGGCCTTGATGCATCCTCTGACCCCAATCGTATGTCCAACCTATATGGTATACAGATCTCTTCACAGCTAGCCAATAAAGAGAACTCAGGCTTGAAGGCTGGTGGTTCACGGGACCCTGATGACGGGCGCTCCAGTACAAAGGCTGATCGCACACACGGACGATTAACACTCGCTGTAGGGCTAGAGGGCGCGTCTGAGCGGCAGCCTCAAAGCTTCTGCGCCGTATCCTCAGTGGCCTCCTGGGATGACACTGACATCTCTGCACAGATTAAGCAGGAGAGGATAGAGGAGGAAGAACATCAACAGGAAGGCGAGAAGGAGCCTTGCTCTCTCTCCCCAACCCAGGTGAGCCCCTGCCAAGCAGTTCTATTCAAGAATGACACTCTAGCACTTTTGTGTCCCCGGTGTGGTGAACGCTGTCTGTCACCCGAAGGCCTACAAGAGCACCTTTTTACCCACGCAGCCTGTGCCATCGAGCCTAGCAGTCTGATGGAGGGCTCTTCAGAGGACAAAACAGGGGAGCATAAGGAGCATGTGAACACTGGTAGTTTGGAGGAGGCCCTACGGCACAGCCAGGCCCTGGCAGAAGAGCTGGCTGTAGAACTTAGGCGAGGTGACGGGACTGGAAGAAGCGCCAGTCCGTTGGCAGCCTTGAAACGAAAGAGAAAGATGGCCTGTGCCGTTTGCAACCTAGGCTTTTCCCAGAAGAGCCAGCTGCAGGAGCACATGTTCGCCCATGTGGGCAAGCCATTACGATACCACCGCTACAGTCGTTTCTGTGGGCAGCTACTCCATGGTTACGAGGTCCAGCCAGAAATTACAGCAGCCACGGGAGAGGAAGTAGGCAAGGACACTCAGGATAATGGCAGTTCCTGCTACTCACTGGACTCTGAGGTCTCTCAGGAGAGTGTAGACGcagtgactgtggaatga